The following proteins come from a genomic window of Lachnoclostridium phytofermentans ISDg:
- a CDS encoding selenate reductase — MSDIMVQIPFHKLMERVMYEKENYNTVYGVSNLYTHDGKKDLNLFDHGLENPFGPAAGPHTQLAQNLVASYVGGSRFFELKTVQILDGHDLHVDKPCIRADDECYNVEWSTELYVPQALEEYIKGWYAIKLIAKEYGFGDPDKFIFNMSVGYNLEGIKSKKIDDFIEGLKDASNTETWKECEKWALDHVNDFKNIDEAYIKSISPKVCNSITLSTMHGCPSDEIEGIITHLLTNKKINTYLKCNPTLLGYDFVRKTMDDMGYDYMSFETHGFESDLQFEDAVALIRKMQELGKANGLTFGVKLSNTFHVKIKNSELPGQDMYMSGKALYPLTINVAAKLAKAFDGKLPMSFSGGADANNIKDIFNTGIWPITVATILLKPTGYQVIKKLATLLDECEFPADQTVNVSLLEELAKKAVEDSNYKKTEAARKKPLLTFGENVNVRVECKVTCGSCVNVCPNRANTTLMVDGVKRMLHIDDYCNECGNCYIFCPDKCTPYKDRLTLFAGKKELEDSTNQGFAVMGDRVIYRFDGTVKECALTDAPEVIRSFITALKEQQPYLL, encoded by the coding sequence ATGAGTGATATTATGGTACAAATCCCTTTCCACAAATTAATGGAAAGAGTGATGTATGAGAAAGAAAACTATAATACTGTATATGGAGTAAGCAATTTATATACCCATGATGGAAAGAAGGATCTAAACTTATTTGACCATGGTCTAGAGAATCCATTCGGACCAGCAGCGGGGCCACATACACAATTAGCACAAAACTTAGTTGCATCTTATGTAGGAGGAAGCCGTTTCTTCGAGTTAAAGACAGTTCAGATTTTAGACGGACACGACCTACATGTTGATAAACCTTGTATTCGTGCAGATGATGAATGTTACAATGTAGAATGGTCCACAGAACTTTATGTACCACAGGCATTAGAGGAGTACATCAAAGGCTGGTATGCAATTAAGTTAATTGCAAAAGAGTATGGCTTTGGTGATCCAGATAAATTTATCTTTAATATGTCAGTTGGATATAACTTAGAAGGAATTAAGTCTAAGAAAATTGATGACTTTATTGAAGGATTAAAGGACGCTTCTAATACAGAAACTTGGAAAGAATGTGAAAAATGGGCACTTGATCATGTAAATGATTTTAAGAACATTGATGAAGCATACATTAAATCCATTTCTCCAAAGGTTTGTAACTCCATAACATTATCTACAATGCATGGATGTCCAAGTGATGAAATTGAAGGTATTATTACTCACCTTTTAACAAATAAAAAAATTAATACTTATTTAAAATGTAACCCTACTTTATTGGGATATGACTTTGTAAGAAAGACCATGGATGATATGGGATATGATTATATGTCCTTTGAAACTCATGGATTCGAGAGTGATTTACAGTTTGAAGATGCAGTTGCATTAATAAGAAAGATGCAGGAGTTAGGAAAAGCGAATGGCTTAACTTTTGGTGTTAAATTATCTAATACCTTCCATGTTAAGATTAAAAATAGCGAATTACCTGGCCAAGATATGTACATGTCCGGAAAAGCACTGTATCCATTAACAATCAATGTAGCTGCAAAACTTGCAAAAGCATTTGATGGTAAATTACCAATGTCTTTCTCTGGTGGAGCAGATGCAAATAACATTAAAGATATTTTTAACACTGGTATTTGGCCAATCACAGTTGCAACAATTCTTTTAAAGCCAACTGGATATCAGGTAATTAAAAAACTTGCAACCCTTTTGGATGAATGTGAATTCCCAGCAGATCAAACTGTTAATGTGTCCTTACTTGAAGAACTTGCTAAAAAAGCAGTAGAAGATAGTAACTACAAAAAGACAGAAGCTGCACGTAAAAAACCACTTCTTACTTTTGGTGAAAACGTTAATGTAAGAGTAGAATGTAAGGTTACTTGTGGAAGCTGCGTTAATGTCTGTCCAAATCGTGCAAATACAACATTAATGGTTGATGGCGTGAAACGTATGCTTCACATTGATGATTATTGTAATGAATGTGGTAACTGCTATATCTTCTGTCCAGATAAATGTACTCCTTACAAGGATAGACTTACTTTATTTGCTGGTAAGAAAGAATTAGAAGATAGCACAAATCAAGGATTTGCAGTAATGGGTGATCGTGTGATATATCGTTTCGATGGCACTGTTAAAGAATGTGCTCTTACCGATGCCCCAGAAGTAATTAGAAGTTTTATCACAGCATTAAAAGAACAACAACCATATTTACTGTAG
- the hydA gene encoding dihydropyrimidinase translates to MKIIKNGTLISPQKMLIADIAIQNNKIIEISANINPSDEDEVYDASGCYVFPGFIDGHTHFDMDTGTAHTADDFISGTKAAVVGGTTTIVDFATQEKGQSLKEAYDIWMKKAKDKSSCNYRFHMAITDWNETIKEEMNKMPELGVTSFKMYMAYDSLLSNDAEILACLKKIKEIDGVLGVHCENGTLINELTKEKIAAGETSPGAHPASRPDYVEAEAINRLAYISTLADHPVNIVHLSSLAGLNEIRNARKRNQEITVETCPQYLLLDDHYYNLDNFEGAKYVISPPLRKEKDNKALIQAIVDGEIDTIATDHCSFNFKNDKELGKEDFRKIPNGAPGVEHRPQLIYTYLVEESRIDVMRMCELMSTNPAKRYGMYPEKGALEVGSDADIVIFSPDYEGVITASKQIQNVDYTPFEGFKIKGQAKNVFVNGECVVKDGTIVKENQGTYVFGPRKRV, encoded by the coding sequence ATGAAGATTATTAAAAATGGTACTTTAATAAGCCCTCAAAAGATGCTAATAGCAGATATTGCAATACAGAATAACAAAATCATAGAAATTTCTGCAAATATCAATCCTTCCGATGAGGATGAAGTTTACGATGCCTCAGGGTGCTATGTATTTCCAGGATTTATTGACGGTCATACACACTTTGATATGGATACAGGAACTGCTCATACAGCAGATGATTTTATTAGCGGTACCAAGGCTGCAGTGGTCGGAGGAACTACAACAATTGTAGATTTCGCCACACAGGAAAAAGGCCAATCTTTAAAGGAAGCTTATGATATCTGGATGAAGAAAGCGAAGGATAAAAGCTCTTGTAATTATCGTTTCCATATGGCAATTACCGATTGGAATGAAACAATAAAAGAAGAAATGAATAAGATGCCAGAACTCGGAGTTACCTCCTTTAAGATGTATATGGCATATGACAGTTTACTCTCCAATGATGCTGAAATTCTTGCTTGCTTAAAAAAGATTAAAGAAATTGATGGAGTTCTTGGAGTTCATTGTGAAAATGGTACTTTAATCAATGAGTTAACAAAAGAAAAGATAGCAGCTGGTGAGACTTCACCAGGTGCTCATCCTGCATCAAGACCGGATTATGTTGAGGCAGAGGCTATTAATCGATTAGCTTATATCAGCACTTTAGCCGATCATCCGGTAAATATTGTTCATCTTAGCTCACTTGCGGGGTTAAATGAAATTAGAAATGCAAGAAAAAGAAATCAGGAAATTACGGTAGAAACTTGTCCACAGTATTTATTATTAGACGATCATTATTATAATTTAGATAATTTTGAAGGAGCGAAATATGTAATATCACCTCCTTTAAGAAAAGAAAAAGATAATAAAGCTTTGATTCAGGCGATTGTGGATGGTGAAATTGATACGATAGCAACCGACCATTGCAGTTTTAATTTTAAAAATGATAAGGAATTAGGAAAAGAAGATTTTCGTAAAATTCCAAATGGTGCTCCGGGAGTGGAACACAGACCACAACTGATTTATACCTACTTGGTTGAAGAAAGCCGTATTGATGTTATGAGAATGTGTGAGCTGATGTCAACAAATCCAGCAAAGCGATATGGAATGTATCCAGAAAAAGGAGCATTAGAAGTTGGCAGTGACGCAGATATCGTTATTTTTTCTCCTGATTATGAAGGTGTAATCACAGCGAGTAAGCAAATACAGAATGTTGATTACACACCATTTGAAGGATTTAAGATAAAAGGACAGGCAAAGAACGTATTTGTTAATGGCGAATGCGTTGTGAAGGATGGAACTATTGTAAAAGAAAATCAAGGAACCTATGTATTTGGTCCTAGGAAGAGAGTGTGA
- the xdh gene encoding selenium-dependent xanthine dehydrogenase — MYQVNINGTMYECQEDKKLLDFLRYDLGFTSAKDGCSEGACGTCTVLVDGKKARACIFTLSKLAGKSVITVEGLSDREKEVYVHAFGNTGAVQCGFCIPGMVISAKSLLDNNLEPTREEVKKAIMGNICRCTGYVKIEDAILLAAKMFRENLPVPEDSGNGKVGEHFKRIDAEEKVLGTGEYVDDITVEGMIYAKALRAKYPRAIVKDIRLEKALAHPDCVRILTAEDVPFNKTGHIVPDWDVLIAKGDTTRYVGDAIVLVASTKKETLDEILNLVEVDYEELAPLTNPVEAMKEDAPKLHEKGNILTRESISRGNVDEAIKNSKYVVTNHYSVPMTDHAFMEPECAIGIPEGEGLLMYTASQSVYDEQHEISRMLNIDPSLVRCQTKLVGGGFGGKEDMSVQHHAALMAYITQKPVKVKFSRQESLNIHTKRHAMEMDITTACDENGILTATKATIISDCGAYASLGGPVLQRACTHAGGPYNYQNLEVTGYCVYTNNVPGGAFRGFGVTQSCFAQEQNLNELAEMVGMSPWEFRYKNAIRPGNELPNGQIASDDTAFVECLEAVKDAFESNKYAGIAGCMKNSGIGVGLPDVGRCNLKVVDGKVHILTSAACIGQGIGNVMLSMVCETTGLEPSRIVYERADTATTPNSGTTTASRQTLFAGEAARCASEDLKEALKTKTLEELEGEVFEGVYSGVTDKMGADKKNPVSHVAYGYGAQVVIMDETKKVTKVVAAHDVGRVVNPKACSGQIEGGVVMGLGYGLTEDFVMEDGYVKTKYGTLGLFRATQAPEIEVIMVEKNDPNGLAYGAKGIGEICTVPTAPAAAYAAYRVDGNRRFSLPISDTAYRK, encoded by the coding sequence ATGTATCAAGTGAATATTAACGGCACCATGTATGAGTGCCAAGAAGATAAGAAGCTTTTAGATTTCCTTCGATATGATTTAGGTTTTACATCAGCAAAAGATGGTTGTAGTGAAGGTGCTTGTGGTACATGTACAGTGTTGGTAGATGGCAAGAAAGCAAGAGCTTGTATCTTTACTCTTTCTAAGTTAGCTGGAAAATCAGTAATTACAGTAGAAGGTTTAAGCGATCGTGAAAAAGAAGTATATGTTCATGCTTTTGGAAACACAGGAGCAGTGCAATGTGGATTCTGTATTCCTGGTATGGTAATATCAGCAAAATCATTACTTGATAATAACCTAGAACCAACAAGAGAAGAAGTTAAAAAAGCAATTATGGGTAACATCTGCCGTTGTACTGGTTATGTGAAAATTGAAGATGCTATTTTATTAGCTGCAAAAATGTTCCGTGAAAATTTACCGGTTCCAGAGGATTCCGGAAATGGTAAGGTTGGAGAACATTTTAAGAGAATTGACGCAGAAGAAAAAGTACTTGGTACTGGTGAATATGTAGATGATATTACCGTAGAAGGTATGATTTATGCAAAAGCGTTACGTGCAAAATATCCAAGAGCAATCGTTAAAGATATTCGCTTAGAAAAAGCGTTAGCTCATCCAGATTGTGTACGCATCCTTACAGCAGAAGATGTTCCTTTTAACAAAACAGGACATATTGTACCTGATTGGGATGTATTAATCGCAAAGGGTGATACTACTAGATATGTTGGTGATGCCATTGTTTTAGTAGCTTCTACTAAAAAAGAAACCTTAGACGAGATTTTAAATCTTGTAGAAGTTGATTATGAAGAATTAGCACCTCTTACAAATCCAGTAGAGGCGATGAAAGAAGATGCTCCAAAGTTACATGAAAAAGGAAATATTTTAACAAGAGAAAGTATTTCCAGAGGTAATGTAGACGAAGCAATTAAAAATTCTAAATATGTTGTAACAAACCATTATTCTGTTCCTATGACAGATCATGCGTTCATGGAGCCTGAGTGTGCAATTGGTATCCCAGAAGGTGAAGGCTTATTAATGTATACTGCTTCTCAATCTGTATACGATGAACAACATGAAATTTCAAGAATGTTAAATATTGATCCTTCCTTAGTTCGTTGTCAGACTAAATTAGTAGGTGGCGGATTCGGTGGTAAGGAAGATATGAGTGTTCAGCACCATGCCGCATTAATGGCTTATATCACACAGAAACCAGTAAAGGTAAAATTCTCTAGACAGGAAAGCTTAAATATCCATACAAAGCGTCATGCTATGGAAATGGATATTACTACTGCTTGTGATGAAAATGGTATCTTAACTGCAACAAAAGCTACAATTATCTCTGACTGTGGTGCATATGCAAGTCTTGGTGGACCAGTATTACAAAGAGCATGTACTCATGCTGGTGGACCATATAATTATCAGAATCTTGAGGTGACAGGATACTGTGTTTATACCAATAATGTACCTGGTGGAGCATTCCGTGGATTTGGTGTAACTCAAAGCTGTTTTGCTCAGGAACAAAACCTGAATGAACTTGCAGAAATGGTTGGCATGTCTCCTTGGGAATTCCGTTATAAAAATGCAATTCGTCCTGGTAATGAATTACCTAACGGTCAGATCGCATCAGATGATACAGCATTTGTAGAATGTTTAGAGGCAGTAAAAGATGCTTTTGAATCTAACAAATATGCAGGTATCGCAGGTTGTATGAAAAACTCTGGTATTGGTGTAGGTTTACCTGATGTTGGACGTTGTAACTTAAAAGTTGTAGATGGTAAAGTTCATATCTTAACTTCTGCAGCATGTATTGGTCAGGGTATTGGTAATGTTATGTTAAGTATGGTATGTGAAACAACTGGCTTAGAGCCATCTAGGATTGTTTACGAACGTGCTGATACAGCAACAACACCAAACTCTGGAACTACAACCGCTTCCCGTCAAACTTTATTTGCAGGTGAAGCTGCAAGATGTGCTTCTGAAGATCTAAAAGAAGCTCTTAAGACAAAGACTTTAGAAGAATTAGAAGGTGAAGTTTTTGAGGGAGTATATAGTGGTGTAACAGATAAGATGGGAGCTGATAAGAAAAATCCTGTCAGCCACGTTGCTTATGGTTATGGTGCTCAGGTCGTTATTATGGATGAGACGAAAAAGGTAACCAAAGTAGTTGCTGCCCATGATGTTGGTCGTGTTGTGAATCCAAAGGCTTGCTCCGGTCAGATTGAAGGTGGAGTTGTTATGGGTCTTGGTTATGGATTAACTGAAGATTTTGTTATGGAAGACGGCTATGTAAAAACAAAATATGGTACTCTTGGATTATTTAGAGCAACTCAGGCACCTGAGATTGAAGTAATTATGGTTGAAAAAAATGATCCAAATGGACTAGCTTATGGTGCAAAAGGAATTGGTGAAATCTGTACCGTACCAACTGCTCCAGCTGCTGCATATGCTGCATATCGCGTAGATGGTAATAGAAGATTTTCTCTACCAATCTCCGACACAGCATACAGAAAATAA
- a CDS encoding uracil-xanthine permease family protein gives MANDNRKLGAGEVVPLALQHVVAMVVGCVTVPTILGTAGGIGSDDLVIMMQASLLCAAIAILIHAFGKFGVGCKLPVIIGSGFAFIPTLTSIVKTDGMSGVLGAQLIGALVGILVGLSFKKIRFLFPPIVTASVVLTVGISLYGTAVKYMAGGEKSPIFGTPKAWIVALITLGSVLFFSQFCKGILKVSATLLGLIIGYVVAACLGMVDFTRVANAAVVALPKPFHFGLSFSVGGIVSMIIIFVINSIQDIGQFEATTAGAFNRKATDKELSGGIIGNNISSAIGAILGGTPNATCGQNVGIVVTTNVTDRIVFVVSALIIMVTALIPKLAEIFLTIPLPVLGGATITVFGSIAMTGVRMLSGAGLTPRNLSIAGLSVALAVGLSRTPGAFESCPEVIRMIFGGSEIVIVALIAIVLNLILPKEKQS, from the coding sequence ATGGCAAATGATAATAGAAAGTTAGGTGCTGGTGAAGTTGTTCCTTTAGCTTTACAGCACGTAGTAGCCATGGTAGTAGGCTGCGTTACAGTTCCAACAATTCTTGGAACTGCTGGGGGAATTGGTAGCGATGATTTAGTTATTATGATGCAGGCTTCACTACTTTGTGCAGCGATTGCAATCTTGATTCATGCATTTGGAAAATTTGGAGTTGGATGTAAACTTCCAGTAATTATTGGTAGTGGTTTTGCATTCATCCCTACCCTTACCAGTATTGTTAAGACAGATGGAATGTCTGGTGTATTAGGTGCACAATTAATTGGTGCTTTGGTTGGTATTTTGGTTGGTCTTAGCTTTAAAAAGATTCGATTTTTATTCCCACCAATTGTTACAGCTTCCGTTGTATTAACCGTAGGTATTTCCCTTTATGGAACCGCTGTAAAATATATGGCGGGTGGAGAAAAGAGTCCGATCTTTGGAACTCCAAAAGCTTGGATTGTAGCACTCATTACCTTAGGTTCTGTATTATTCTTTTCACAATTTTGTAAAGGAATTTTAAAAGTATCAGCGACTCTTTTAGGGTTAATTATTGGATATGTAGTTGCAGCTTGTTTAGGAATGGTAGATTTTACAAGAGTTGCAAATGCAGCGGTTGTTGCTCTACCAAAACCATTCCATTTTGGTCTTAGCTTTTCCGTTGGTGGAATTGTATCCATGATTATTATATTTGTAATCAATTCCATACAGGATATTGGACAATTTGAAGCAACAACAGCAGGAGCATTTAACCGTAAAGCAACAGATAAGGAATTATCCGGTGGTATTATTGGAAATAATATCTCAAGTGCTATTGGTGCAATCTTAGGTGGTACTCCAAATGCTACTTGCGGACAAAACGTAGGAATTGTAGTTACTACAAATGTAACAGATCGAATTGTATTTGTTGTTTCAGCTTTGATTATTATGGTAACTGCATTAATACCAAAGCTTGCAGAAATCTTTTTAACTATTCCACTACCAGTACTTGGTGGTGCAACAATTACTGTATTCGGAAGTATTGCTATGACAGGTGTTAGAATGCTTTCTGGTGCTGGTTTAACCCCAAGAAATTTATCCATAGCTGGTCTTTCTGTTGCATTAGCAGTTGGTTTATCAAGAACTCCTGGTGCATTTGAGAGTTGTCCTGAAGTAATCAGAATGATCTTTGGTGGAAGTGAAATTGTTATTGTAGCATTAATCGCTATTGTATTAAACCTAATTTTACCTAAGGAAAAACAATCCTAG
- the dpaL gene encoding diaminopropionate ammonia-lyase, with product MKETFKSVFYPRNNNEKSNIDFLNFEEAGKAHAFHASFPVYSETPLAELKNLAKEIGVKNIHVKDESYRFGLNAFKVLGGSYAIGRLIADKIGEDIKNLTATKMISKEIKDKTGDMVFVTATDGNHGRGVAWTANQLNQKSVVYMPKGSAIERLNNILAEGSEASITDMNYDEAVRLADKNAKEKGWIVIQDTAWEGYEDIPTWIMQGYMTLGYEIVKQLEETKAEAPTHIFLQAGVGSLAGAICGFFANYYKGNQPKIVVVEPNKADCIYRTAEANDGKLHFVTGDLNTIMAGLACGEPNSIGWDVLKDYADAFISCPDYVAADGMRVMASPLDGDKKVVSGESGAATLGCVYNILTDDSLVDLKGKLGLNEDSRLLFISTEGDTDKENYRNVVWNGKDTRFDAE from the coding sequence ATGAAAGAAACATTTAAAAGTGTATTTTATCCAAGAAATAATAATGAAAAATCAAATATTGATTTTTTAAACTTCGAGGAAGCAGGTAAAGCTCATGCATTCCATGCAAGCTTTCCAGTTTATAGCGAAACTCCATTAGCTGAGCTTAAGAACTTAGCGAAAGAAATTGGTGTGAAAAATATTCATGTGAAAGATGAATCTTACCGTTTCGGTTTAAATGCGTTTAAAGTATTAGGTGGATCTTATGCGATTGGACGCTTAATTGCTGATAAAATTGGAGAAGATATCAAGAATTTAACAGCAACTAAAATGATATCAAAAGAAATAAAAGATAAAACAGGAGATATGGTATTCGTAACAGCTACCGATGGTAACCATGGACGTGGTGTTGCTTGGACAGCAAATCAGTTAAACCAAAAATCCGTAGTTTACATGCCAAAGGGATCTGCTATTGAAAGATTAAATAACATCCTCGCAGAAGGTTCTGAAGCTTCTATCACTGATATGAATTACGATGAAGCTGTTCGTCTTGCAGATAAGAATGCAAAAGAAAAAGGCTGGATTGTAATTCAGGATACTGCATGGGAAGGCTATGAGGATATTCCTACATGGATCATGCAGGGTTACATGACATTAGGTTATGAAATTGTAAAGCAATTAGAAGAGACAAAAGCTGAAGCTCCAACACACATCTTCTTACAAGCAGGAGTTGGTTCTTTAGCTGGCGCTATCTGTGGATTCTTTGCAAATTACTATAAAGGAAATCAACCAAAGATCGTGGTTGTAGAGCCAAACAAAGCAGACTGTATCTATCGTACTGCTGAAGCAAACGATGGTAAGCTTCACTTTGTAACTGGTGACTTAAATACAATCATGGCAGGTTTAGCTTGTGGCGAACCAAATAGCATTGGATGGGATGTATTAAAGGATTATGCAGATGCATTTATCTCTTGCCCAGATTATGTAGCAGCAGATGGTATGCGTGTAATGGCTAGTCCATTAGATGGTGACAAGAAGGTTGTATCTGGAGAAAGTGGTGCAGCTACTCTTGGTTGCGTTTACAATATCTTAACAGATGATTCTCTTGTAGATTTAAAGGGGAAATTAGGTCTTAATGAAGATTCTAGATTACTATTCATCTCTACTGAAGGTGATACAGACAAAGAAAATTATCGTAATGTTGTATGGAATGGTAAAGACACACGTTTCGATGCAGAATAA
- a CDS encoding YgeY family selenium metabolism-linked hydrolase, which produces MLKGNREQELIELAQKMIQAKSYSGEEKQAAETIGEFCKANGFDDVIYDRYGNVIGIIKGNRPGPKVLFDGHIDTVPVSDESKWTQKPFAGEIVDGKLYGRGTSDMKGAVSAFTAAAKYFAEDTNRDFAGEILIAGVVHEECFEGIAAREISKNFKPDYVIIGEASQLNVKIGQRGRGEIVVETFGKPAHSANPEKGINAVYKMSKVINAIRDLVPTEHPVLGKGILELTDIKSAPYPGASVVPEYCRATYDRRLLVGETKESVIAPIRELLDKLMAEDSELKAKVSYAVGEEMCYTGNKIEGERFFPGWLYDQDEAWVQAVVKELNNAGFNPEITQYNFCTNGSHYAGEAGIKTLGIGPSRENLAHTVDEYIEIEQLTKVCECYYGVMKALLV; this is translated from the coding sequence ATGCTTAAAGGAAATAGAGAACAAGAATTAATAGAGTTAGCACAGAAAATGATACAGGCAAAAAGCTATTCAGGAGAGGAAAAACAAGCTGCTGAGACAATAGGTGAATTCTGTAAAGCAAATGGATTTGATGATGTTATTTATGATAGATATGGTAATGTAATCGGAATTATCAAAGGAAATCGTCCAGGTCCAAAGGTATTATTTGATGGACATATTGATACAGTACCTGTATCTGATGAGAGCAAGTGGACACAAAAACCATTTGCTGGAGAAATTGTAGACGGTAAGTTATATGGCCGTGGTACATCCGATATGAAGGGTGCAGTTTCTGCATTTACAGCAGCTGCAAAATACTTTGCAGAAGATACCAACCGTGATTTCGCTGGTGAAATCCTTATTGCTGGTGTTGTTCATGAAGAGTGCTTTGAAGGTATCGCTGCACGTGAAATCTCCAAAAACTTCAAACCAGATTACGTAATCATTGGCGAAGCAAGTCAATTAAACGTTAAAATTGGTCAGCGTGGACGTGGAGAGATCGTAGTTGAGACATTTGGTAAACCAGCTCACTCTGCAAATCCTGAAAAAGGAATTAACGCTGTTTATAAAATGAGTAAGGTAATTAATGCGATTAGAGACTTAGTTCCTACAGAGCACCCAGTATTAGGCAAGGGTATCTTAGAGTTAACAGACATTAAATCTGCACCATATCCTGGAGCTTCTGTAGTTCCTGAATATTGCCGTGCAACTTATGATCGTCGTTTATTAGTTGGTGAGACTAAGGAATCTGTTATTGCTCCAATTAGGGAGTTATTAGATAAATTAATGGCAGAAGATTCAGAATTAAAGGCTAAAGTTTCTTATGCTGTAGGCGAAGAAATGTGCTACACAGGAAATAAAATCGAAGGCGAAAGATTCTTCCCTGGCTGGTTATATGATCAAGATGAAGCTTGGGTTCAGGCAGTTGTAAAAGAACTTAACAACGCTGGATTCAATCCAGAGATTACACAGTATAATTTCTGTACTAATGGTTCTCATTATGCAGGAGAAGCAGGTATTAAGACATTAGGTATCGGACCTTCCCGCGAGAATTTAGCTCATACTGTTGATGAGTATATCGAAATAGAGCAACTTACAAAAGTATGTGAATGCTACTATGGTGTAATGAAAGCGTTATTAGTATAA